One Helicobacter cetorum MIT 00-7128 DNA window includes the following coding sequences:
- a CDS encoding HIT family protein, translated as MQHLYAPWRKHYLIEKPRDCVFCEIAKNPTKDEENKVLYRNDKAFIVMNAYPYNPGHVLIIPHVHIASVEDLELETWLNVNKLVPKVLKALYAYGAQGVNVGLNLKKSAGAGIPEHLHMHLVPRFVGDSNFMSVIGETRVHGKNFDEVFLKIRVLLQEFL; from the coding sequence ATGCAACATTTATATGCTCCATGGCGCAAACACTACTTAATAGAAAAGCCTAGGGATTGTGTGTTTTGCGAAATTGCTAAAAACCCTACAAAAGATGAGGAAAACAAAGTGCTTTATCGTAATGATAAGGCATTTATTGTAATGAATGCTTATCCTTATAATCCCGGTCATGTATTGATTATTCCACATGTTCATATTGCAAGTGTTGAAGACTTAGAGCTTGAGACTTGGCTTAATGTCAATAAGCTTGTGCCAAAAGTTTTAAAAGCGCTTTATGCTTATGGAGCTCAAGGAGTAAATGTAGGTTTGAATTTAAAAAAAAGCGCAGGAGCAGGAATCCCAGAACATTTGCATATGCACTTAGTGCCTAGATTTGTAGGTGATAGTAATTTTATGAGTGTCATAGGAGAAACTAGGGTGCATGGAAAGAATTTTGATGAAGTGTTTTTAAAAATAAGGGTATTATTACAAGAATTTCTTTAA
- a CDS encoding ribose-phosphate pyrophosphokinase, whose amino-acid sequence MRGFKIFSGSAHPVFGKEVAKHLGIPLSKAVIGKFSDGEINIQISESVRGKDVFIIQPTCVPVNDNLMELLVMVDALRRSSASSITAVVPYFGYARQDRKAAPRVPITAKMVANLMQKVGIERIITMDLHAGQIQGFFDVPVDNLYGSIVFRDYIRSRALKNPVVASPDIGGVARARYFANQMGMDLIIVDKRREKANESEVMNIIGSAQGRDVILVDDMIDTAGTMCKAAEALKKQGATSVMALGTHAVLSGPAIKRIKESMLDEVVVSNSIPLAQKCDKITTLSVAPLFAEVIRRIYHNESVQSLFI is encoded by the coding sequence ATGAGAGGATTTAAGATTTTTTCAGGGAGCGCTCATCCTGTATTTGGTAAAGAAGTAGCCAAGCATTTGGGTATTCCTCTATCAAAAGCAGTGATTGGAAAATTTAGCGATGGAGAAATCAATATCCAAATTAGTGAGTCAGTGCGTGGGAAAGATGTTTTTATTATTCAGCCTACTTGTGTGCCTGTGAATGATAATTTAATGGAATTATTAGTTATGGTAGATGCCCTAAGGCGTAGTTCAGCGAGTTCTATTACAGCTGTAGTGCCTTATTTTGGTTATGCAAGACAAGATAGAAAGGCAGCTCCAAGAGTGCCTATCACAGCTAAAATGGTTGCTAATTTAATGCAAAAAGTAGGGATTGAAAGAATTATTACTATGGATTTGCACGCAGGACAAATTCAAGGTTTTTTTGATGTGCCTGTAGATAATTTGTATGGTTCTATTGTTTTTAGAGATTATATTCGTTCAAGAGCTCTCAAAAATCCTGTTGTAGCAAGCCCTGATATTGGAGGGGTAGCAAGAGCTAGATATTTTGCCAATCAAATGGGTATGGATTTAATCATTGTAGATAAACGCCGTGAAAAAGCTAATGAAAGCGAAGTGATGAATATTATAGGCTCAGCACAAGGGCGAGATGTAATTTTAGTAGATGATATGATTGATACTGCAGGCACAATGTGTAAAGCTGCAGAAGCTCTTAAAAAACAAGGGGCAACTTCAGTTATGGCGTTAGGCACACATGCGGTATTGAGCGGGCCAGCAATCAAACGCATCAAAGAGAGCATGTTAGATGAAGTGGTGGTAAGTAATTCCATTCCTCTAGCTCAAAAATGCGATAAAATCACTACTTTAAGCGTAGCGCCTTTATTTGCAGAAGTGATTAGAAGAATTTATCATAATGAAAGCGTGCAATCTCTCTTTATATAA
- a CDS encoding FtsW/RodA/SpoVE family cell cycle protein: MAMDRRIWMHFDFLLFVFLMPLFIISSWLIFEANTTLSLKQGFYYALSFVLFWIVFLIPFRKLDRLFFVFYWGCIILLILVDIVGSSKLGAKRWLSIPFTSITIQPSEPVKIAILLLLAHLIKLNPPPSKGYDWGMFLKLSFYILLPTLLILKEPDLGTALIIAIMGFGILLLVGLRMRVWLPLAITLAIASPIAYHFLHDYQKKRIADFISEKPNYHVKQSQIAIGSGGLFGKAKEDSTQTKFKFLPIATSDFIFAYYVERFGFVGALLLFAIYISLTLHLFSYIFDPNSDWFLQVVALGISILIFTYSSVNIAMTLGLAPVVGIPLPLFSYGGSSFITFIIMFAILENLLAFRYVFGYNSKSSFNKFGFLAQLVRALGS, translated from the coding sequence ATGGCAATGGATAGAAGAATTTGGATGCACTTTGACTTCTTGCTTTTTGTTTTTCTCATGCCCCTATTCATTATCTCTTCTTGGCTTATTTTTGAAGCAAACACCACCTTAAGCTTGAAACAAGGCTTTTATTACGCTTTAAGCTTTGTTTTATTTTGGATAGTTTTTTTAATCCCTTTTAGGAAATTAGATAGGCTCTTTTTTGTCTTTTATTGGGGTTGTATTATTTTGCTTATCTTAGTAGATATTGTAGGCTCAAGCAAGCTTGGAGCAAAGCGATGGCTCTCTATCCCTTTTACTTCTATTACTATACAACCAAGTGAGCCTGTTAAAATTGCCATTCTTTTATTGCTAGCTCATTTAATCAAGCTTAATCCTCCCCCCTCTAAAGGCTATGATTGGGGAATGTTCTTAAAATTAAGCTTTTATATTCTCTTACCTACTTTACTCATTCTCAAAGAGCCAGATTTAGGCACAGCGCTCATTATTGCTATTATGGGGTTTGGGATTTTATTATTAGTTGGCTTAAGAATGCGTGTGTGGCTACCCCTAGCTATTACATTAGCTATTGCCTCGCCTATTGCTTATCATTTTTTACATGATTATCAAAAAAAGCGCATTGCGGATTTTATCTCTGAAAAACCCAACTACCATGTCAAACAATCTCAAATTGCTATTGGATCAGGAGGGCTTTTTGGAAAAGCTAAAGAAGACTCCACTCAAACGAAATTCAAATTCTTGCCTATTGCTACAAGCGATTTTATCTTTGCTTACTATGTAGAGCGCTTTGGTTTTGTGGGTGCATTGCTACTTTTTGCAATTTATATAAGTCTAACTTTGCACTTATTCTCTTATATTTTTGACCCTAATAGCGATTGGTTTTTACAAGTTGTAGCCCTAGGAATTTCTATTTTAATTTTTACTTATTCTAGTGTAAATATTGCTATGACTTTAGGGCTTGCCCCAGTTGTGGGTATTCCTTTGCCTCTTTTTAGTTATGGAGGAAGTAGCTTTATCACTTTTATAATAATGTTTGCTATATTAGAAAATTTGCTTGCTTTCCGCTATGTTTTTGGATACAATAGCAAATCATCTTTTAACAAATTTGGATTCTTAGCTCAGCTGGTCAGAGCACTCGGCTCATAA